The following are encoded in a window of Verrucomicrobiia bacterium genomic DNA:
- a CDS encoding PQQ-binding-like beta-propeller repeat protein, giving the protein MNRVYLVLAFLLLALLPAYATDWPQFLGPTRNGVYPGKDLAATWPTDGPPVVWQKSVGQGFSGPAVANHKLILFHRVENQETVDCLDAKDGKTLWTFAYPTAYVDDFGFDEGPRATPSIADGRVFTYGAEGRLHCLDFATGKKIWSVDAKKVFGAPKGFFGIACSPLVESNAVLLNIGGSDGAGIVAFDQATGKVLWKSSEEAASYSSPVAATVNGRRYVFFFTQSGLVAVDPADGKIQFRYTWHPPTRTSVSTATPLVIGDLIFLSASYGTGAILLRIKDNAAEKVWSGDDILSNHYATSVEHNGFLFGIDGRADPGFSPEPSLRCVELKTGKIRWKDSSLGPASVTLAGDELLVLTEKGELIRTPAIPDGFKPDARAQILPFQVRAFPAIADGYLYARSKDKLVCINLGKAGN; this is encoded by the coding sequence ATGAATCGCGTTTACTTGGTCCTCGCGTTTTTGCTGCTTGCATTGCTTCCGGCTTACGCCACCGATTGGCCGCAATTTCTTGGCCCGACGCGCAATGGCGTTTATCCCGGCAAAGACCTCGCCGCGACGTGGCCTACGGACGGGCCGCCGGTGGTTTGGCAGAAATCCGTCGGCCAAGGTTTTAGCGGGCCCGCAGTTGCGAATCATAAACTGATTCTTTTTCATCGCGTGGAAAATCAGGAGACGGTGGATTGTCTTGATGCGAAGGACGGCAAGACTCTTTGGACGTTTGCGTATCCCACCGCGTATGTGGATGACTTCGGTTTCGATGAAGGCCCGCGCGCGACGCCGAGCATCGCCGATGGCCGCGTGTTCACGTACGGCGCGGAAGGCAGGCTGCATTGCCTGGACTTCGCCACCGGCAAAAAAATCTGGAGCGTGGACGCCAAAAAAGTTTTCGGCGCGCCCAAGGGATTTTTTGGAATCGCCTGCTCGCCGCTGGTGGAGAGCAACGCGGTCCTGCTCAATATCGGCGGCAGCGATGGCGCGGGAATCGTCGCGTTCGATCAGGCGACCGGCAAAGTGTTGTGGAAAAGTTCCGAGGAAGCCGCGAGTTACTCGTCACCGGTGGCAGCGACGGTCAACGGGCGGCGATATGTTTTCTTCTTTACCCAAAGCGGACTTGTGGCCGTGGACCCGGCCGACGGGAAAATTCAATTTCGTTACACCTGGCATCCGCCCACGCGCACGTCCGTCAGCACAGCGACGCCGCTGGTCATCGGCGATTTAATTTTTCTTTCGGCGAGCTACGGAACCGGCGCGATTCTTCTGCGCATAAAAGATAATGCCGCTGAGAAAGTCTGGTCCGGCGACGACATTCTATCGAATCATTACGCGACGAGCGTCGAGCACAATGGATTTTTATTCGGCATAGATGGGCGTGCTGACCCGGGATTTTCGCCGGAACCGAGTTTGCGCTGCGTAGAATTGAAGACTGGAAAAATCCGCTGGAAAGATTCTTCTCTCGGTCCCGCCTCGGTGACGCTCGCCGGTGATGAATTGCTCGTGCTCACGGAAAAAGGCGAATTGATTCGCACACCCGCGATACCCGATGGTTTCAAGCCTGACGCTCGCGCACAGATTTTGCCATTCCAGGTGCGCGCGTTTCCGGCGATTGCGGACGGTTATCTGTACGCGCGCAGCAAGGACAAACTGGTTTGCATTAATCTCGGCAAGGCTGGAAATTAG
- a CDS encoding ABC transporter permease translates to MTQNTHAVPRRSALRLQEGGLIVVILVLAALLTIFGGSVKVPKFETNAQGERVRVFRTNAAGEQEPVVITKNKFLNAQNLAQVAKDTSFIAIMAVGATFIIIAGGIDLSVAAIYALASVLGALVLQHFGPDGSASGAPPWLGVTLGILVCIGSATLAGFFNGSMIVALRVHPFIITLGTMTIYRGIAFVITNGQSVGGFPQAFRNLIRWEVGDGLSLVPLMVMILVTVMGAIYLTRLASGRRIYAIGGNELASAYSGISVNRVKLSVFIYGGLTAGIAAMLSIGYYGAATSGDGQGYELNVIAAAVVGGASLSGGKGSALGAALGALVIQLISTGIVILEINQNYSQIIIGAVVILAVVLDQFNNWLAKRRLLKAA, encoded by the coding sequence ATGACCCAAAATACCCACGCCGTGCCGCGCCGGTCCGCTTTGCGCCTTCAGGAAGGCGGCCTCATCGTCGTCATCCTCGTGCTCGCCGCGTTGCTCACGATTTTCGGCGGCAGCGTCAAGGTTCCCAAATTCGAGACCAACGCCCAGGGCGAACGCGTCCGCGTGTTCCGCACCAACGCCGCTGGCGAACAGGAACCGGTCGTCATCACCAAAAATAAATTTCTCAACGCCCAAAATCTCGCGCAAGTCGCCAAGGACACGAGCTTCATCGCCATCATGGCCGTCGGTGCCACGTTCATCATCATCGCCGGCGGAATAGATTTGTCGGTCGCGGCCATCTACGCGCTTGCGTCCGTGCTGGGCGCGCTGGTGCTGCAACATTTTGGCCCGGACGGGTCGGCCAGCGGCGCTCCGCCGTGGCTGGGAGTCACGCTGGGAATTCTCGTGTGCATTGGCTCGGCCACGCTCGCCGGATTTTTCAACGGCAGCATGATCGTGGCGTTGCGCGTGCATCCGTTCATCATCACGCTCGGCACGATGACTATTTATCGCGGCATCGCCTTCGTCATCACCAACGGCCAATCGGTCGGCGGTTTCCCCCAGGCGTTTCGCAACCTCATCCGCTGGGAAGTCGGCGATGGCCTGTCGCTCGTGCCGCTCATGGTCATGATATTGGTCACGGTGATGGGGGCAATTTACCTAACGCGCCTCGCGTCCGGACGGCGCATTTATGCCATCGGCGGCAATGAGCTTGCCAGCGCGTACAGCGGCATCTCCGTCAATCGCGTGAAACTGAGTGTGTTCATTTACGGCGGTTTGACGGCGGGTATCGCGGCGATGCTTTCCATCGGCTATTACGGCGCGGCAACCTCCGGCGATGGCCAGGGCTACGAGTTGAATGTCATTGCGGCGGCGGTCGTGGGCGGCGCGAGCTTGTCCGGCGGGAAAGGCTCTGCGCTGGGAGCCGCCCTCGGCGCGCTGGTGATTCAACTCATCAGCACCGGCATCGTCATCCTCGAGATCAACCAGAACTATAGCCAGATCATCATCGGCGCGGTGGTCATCCTTGCCGTGGTGCTCGACCAATTCAACAACTGGCTCGCAAAACGGCGTTTACTCAAAGCCGCCTGA
- a CDS encoding MotA/TolQ/ExbB proton channel family protein, whose product MNVPIFLAALSGDKSNTPELLYVWQQATPEAKIIIFCLFVFSIMAWFVMFTKAIQMRRAAKLNQFFGAEFKSQKNVLGMFDRRLQVEGCPLFMVYQAGSVELDTRLKNPEGGRKQYVSLKGIEHVKRSLENTVAQESLKLESGLILLAIAVSGAPFLGLLGTVWGVMSTFGHIAQQGNASLAVMAPGVAAALITTVAGLLVAIPSMFGYNWLVHNLRVMTVQLDNFAQELISKIETEYLEDN is encoded by the coding sequence ATGAATGTACCAATTTTCCTCGCCGCATTGAGCGGCGACAAGTCCAACACACCTGAGTTGCTCTACGTGTGGCAGCAAGCCACACCTGAGGCAAAGATCATCATCTTTTGCCTCTTCGTCTTTTCCATCATGGCGTGGTTCGTGATGTTCACCAAGGCGATCCAGATGCGCCGCGCGGCCAAGCTCAACCAATTTTTCGGCGCGGAATTCAAGAGCCAGAAAAATGTGCTCGGCATGTTCGACCGGCGTTTGCAGGTCGAGGGTTGCCCGCTGTTCATGGTTTATCAGGCGGGCAGCGTGGAATTGGACACGCGCTTAAAAAATCCTGAAGGCGGACGCAAACAATACGTCTCACTTAAAGGCATCGAACACGTGAAACGCTCGCTCGAAAATACCGTGGCGCAGGAATCGCTCAAGCTGGAGTCCGGTTTGATCCTGCTGGCGATTGCGGTCAGTGGCGCGCCGTTCCTCGGTTTGCTGGGAACGGTCTGGGGCGTGATGAGCACGTTCGGGCACATCGCGCAGCAGGGCAACGCGAGCCTGGCGGTCATGGCGCCGGGCGTGGCGGCGGCGTTGATCACGACCGTGGCGGGGTTGCTCGTGGCGATTCCCTCGATGTTCGGCTACAACTGGCTGGTTCACAATTTGCGAGTGATGACCGTGCAACTGGACAATTTCGCGCAGGAATTGATTTCGAAGATCGAGACGGAATATCTCGAGGACAACTGA
- a CDS encoding biopolymer transporter ExbD, with amino-acid sequence MRRFSQRNSLVTLSDINITPLLDLAFVLLIIFVITTPLLEKGLDLQLPAGVGRQDKTLQKKDIHVVEVSLAGYYVLDHKAMKLDQISRVLEDEFRANPNMLVFIRADENGKYKLVADILDRCERIGITRLSLRGDAREK; translated from the coding sequence ATGCGCCGCTTTTCCCAACGGAATTCGCTGGTGACGCTGAGTGATATTAATATCACTCCGCTGCTGGATTTGGCATTCGTATTGCTGATTATTTTCGTCATCACGACGCCGTTGCTGGAGAAAGGGCTGGATCTGCAACTGCCCGCGGGGGTGGGCAGGCAGGACAAGACGCTCCAGAAAAAAGATATTCACGTCGTCGAGGTGAGTTTGGCGGGTTATTACGTTCTCGATCATAAGGCGATGAAGCTCGACCAGATCAGCCGCGTGCTGGAAGACGAATTTCGGGCGAACCCGAACATGCTGGTATTCATCCGTGCGGATGAAAACGGGAAATATAAATTGGTGGCGGATATTTTGGATCGGTGTGAGCGGATTGGGATCACGCGGCTTTCCCTGCGCGGAGATGCGCGGGAAAAATAA
- a CDS encoding TonB family protein, translating to MNRLEKKCIMASTAFHGTLIGILLFGSALMPSPDDKAFKPLTVYSAAAVSDALSSGGNPEARVAPNPPAPVAPPQEQTPPTPKPLVQPPAPKPVEQIEPPKPRREIPKPQEERVEIPKVEKITKAERLKAEKIKLDPKPEKAAPVEPHKIVLSKNNLKQAVRKTDDRERVAREAAENAAIAARRNAAKEFTSAYRSLSKTLSSSTVVEAPGNGAPGELSVNYRDLIASKYYNAWTAPTDLDDSTPVVTASVTIDRDGNVKSARIVTPSGNRSMDRSILNVLSAVTFFEPFSASMKEQEMTVSIKFNLLAKRGTG from the coding sequence ATGAATCGGCTGGAAAAAAAATGCATTATGGCCAGCACGGCGTTTCACGGGACGCTGATCGGCATTTTATTGTTCGGTTCGGCGTTGATGCCGAGCCCGGACGACAAGGCTTTCAAACCGTTGACGGTTTATTCCGCCGCCGCGGTTTCCGATGCGCTTTCCAGCGGTGGAAATCCCGAGGCACGCGTGGCTCCGAATCCACCCGCGCCGGTCGCGCCGCCGCAGGAGCAAACTCCACCGACGCCGAAGCCGCTAGTCCAGCCGCCCGCGCCCAAACCGGTGGAGCAAATCGAGCCGCCCAAACCGCGGCGGGAAATTCCCAAGCCGCAGGAAGAGCGAGTCGAAATTCCGAAGGTTGAAAAAATCACCAAGGCGGAGAGGTTGAAGGCCGAGAAAATCAAGCTCGATCCCAAGCCGGAAAAGGCAGCGCCGGTCGAACCGCACAAAATTGTTTTGAGCAAAAATAATTTGAAACAGGCCGTGCGCAAAACGGACGACCGCGAACGCGTCGCGCGCGAAGCGGCGGAAAACGCGGCGATCGCGGCGCGCCGCAATGCGGCCAAGGAATTTACCTCGGCCTATCGCAGCCTTAGCAAAACTCTTTCGTCGAGCACGGTCGTGGAAGCGCCGGGCAACGGGGCGCCGGGCGAACTGTCCGTCAATTATCGCGACCTCATCGCCAGCAAATATTATAATGCCTGGACCGCGCCGACCGACCTGGACGATTCCACGCCCGTCGTCACCGCGTCCGTCACGATTGACCGCGATGGCAATGTGAAAAGCGCGCGCATCGTCACGCCTTCGGGAAATCGCTCGATGGACCGTTCCATTTTAAACGTGTTGAGCGCGGTGACATTTTTTGAACCATTCTCTGCGTCCATGAAAGAGCAGGAGATGACCGTCAGCATTAAATTTAATCTATTGGCCAAACGAGGAACTGGATGA